From the genome of Impatiens glandulifera chromosome 9, dImpGla2.1, whole genome shotgun sequence, one region includes:
- the LOC124916728 gene encoding uncharacterized protein LOC124916728: MPAVWFSLRKSLHCRSGPSDVHEPKVNNNGGNSLSNILTKKSGWSGCSRSISNLKDVIHGGSKRYMEKAPSCSPRSIGSSDFLNPITHEVVFNNSACEIKITTLIGTQEGAVGTVKPGTPGPRRRSVSGLDAMIPPRPRASFGKDWPPSPVFSSSLLQHCHKCGEKFAKWEDVESHHLSKHAVTELIEGDSSRKIVEMICRTGWIKSAQSCGQMERILKVHNMQNTIAQFEEYRETVKIKASKLQKKHPRCLADGNELLRFYGTTMECSLGENGSSSICVSEECNVCQILKNGFRSKKESGGFSGVFTTSTSGRALEIRNNEKRKALVVCRVIAGRVHRPLENDNEMVGQIGFDSVAGKMGVYSNIEELYLLSTKALLPCFVVIFKP; the protein is encoded by the exons aTGCCAGCAGTTTGGTTCTCCTTAAGGAAATCGCTCCATTGTAGGTCGGGCCCATCAGATGTGCATGAGCCAAAGGTCAACAACAATGGAGGTAATAGTTTAAGCAACATATTAACAAAGAAATCAGGATGGTCGGGCTGTTCAAGATCAATCTCAAATCTAAAAGACGTTATTCATGGCGGCAGCAAAAGATACATGGAAAAGGCTCCATCTTGCAGCCCAAGATCCATCGGTAGCAGTGATTTTCTCAACCCAATAACCCACGAAGTTGTCTTCAACAACTCCGCCTGTGAAATTAAAATCACAACCTTGATTGGTACCCAAGAAGGCGCCGTGGGTACCGTAAAACCTGGTACACCTGGTCCTAGGAGAAGAAGTGTGTCTGGGCTCGATGCGATGATTCCTCCAAGACCCAGGGCTTCTTTTGGGAAAGACTGGCCGCCTTCCCCtgttttttcatcttctttgcTTCAACACTGTCATAAGTGTGGCGAGAAGTTTGCAAAATGGGAAGATGTTGAATCACACCATCTCTCCAAACATGCTg TGACGGAGCTGATTGAAGGAGACTCGTCAAGGAAGATAGTGGAGATGATATGTAGAACAGGTTGGATAAAATCAGCTCAAAGCTGCGGTCAGATGGAGAGGATATTGAAAGTTCACAATATGCAAAACACGATAGCTCAATTCGAAGAATACAGAGAGACGGTGAAGATTAAAGCCAGTAAGTTGCAGAAGAAGCATCCTCGCTGTCTAGCCGATGGGAACGAACTCTTGAGGTTTTACGGGACGACAATGGAATGTTCTCTGGGTGAGAATGGATCGTCAAGCATATGCGTTTCAGAGGAATGCAATGTTTGTCAAATCTTGAAAAATGGGTTCAGGTCAAAGAAAGAATCCGGCGGGTTTAGTGGCGTTTTTACAACGTCAACGAGCGGTAGAGCTTTGGAAATTAGAAATAATGAGAAGAGGAAGGCATTGGTTGTATGCAGAGTGATTGCTGGGAGAGTACACAGGCCATTGGAGAATGATAATGAAATGGTTGGGCAAATTGGGTTTGATTCAGTTGCAGGAAAGATGGGCGTTTATTCAAACATTGAGGAACTCTATTTGCTTAGCACTAAGGCTCTTCTCCCCTGTTTTGTTGTTATATTCAAACCCtaa